Proteins from a genomic interval of Salvelinus sp. IW2-2015 unplaced genomic scaffold, ASM291031v2 Un_scaffold1865, whole genome shotgun sequence:
- the LOC112072249 gene encoding P2Y purinoceptor 13-like, with protein MNGSQSNLSLKCVRDTSVTAVVFPCLYSALFLFALVLNCLAAWIFFNIRTTTTLVVYLNNVVVADLLMTLSIPLKVLADAGVGSWRLRAFYCRYSAVLFYTTMYISILLLGLISLDRYLKIVRPFGKCALQRVGVGQALSAAVWAVMVSLALPNVILSDRTPLLSGGRLKCTSLKGQAGMLWHEGFNYFCQVVFWGTLALMLLCYTFISRKVYESYKASRSGSKAASRRTKAKVFVVVGVFFVCFAPFHFARVPYTLTQTRNIDNHCRAQNALYXAKETTLWLSATNVCLDPXIYVFLCRVFRKRLTATLNRKPLPQGGLESPTATSTQLEMSQMVHNRMLDVSLA; from the exons ATGAACGGCAGCCAATCAAACCTGTCTCTGAAGTGTGTGCGTGACACCAGTGTGACGGCGGTGGTCTTCCCCTGTCTCTACAGCGCCCTCTTCCTGTTTGCGCTGGTACTCAACTGCCTGGCTGCATGGATCTTCTTCAACATCCGTACCACCACCACCTTRGTGGTCTACCTGAAYAACGTA GTGGTGGCAGACCTGCTGATGACTCTGTCCATCCCGYTGAAGGTCCTCGCGGACGCCGGCGTGGGCTCCTGGCGTCTGCGTGCGTTCTACTGCCGCTACTCTGCCGTCCTCTTCTACACCACCATGTACATCAGCATCCTGCTCCTGGGGCTCATCAGCCTGGACCGTTACCTCAAGATAGTCAGGCCCTTTGGGAAGTGCGCCCTCCAGAGGGTCGGAGTGGGACAGGCTTTGAGTGCGGCCGTCTGGGCTGTGATGGTTTCTCTGGCTCTGCCCAATGTCATTCTGAGTGACCGCACACCGTTGCTCTCTGGTGGCCGGCTGAAGTGTACCTCTCTGAAGGGTCAGGCCGGCATGCTGTGGCACGAGGGCTTCAACTACTTCTGCCAA gTGGTGTTTTGGGGAACACTAGCTCTGATGCTGTTGTGTTACACCTTCATCAGTCGGAAAGTCTACGAGTCCTACAAAGCCTCGCGTAGTGGCTCCAAAGCGGCCAGCCGCAGGACCAAGGCCAAAGTctttgtggtggtgggggtgttttttgtttgtttcgccCCTTTTCATTTCGCCAGGGTGCCCTACACTCTCACCCAGACCCGAAACATAGACAACCACTGTCGGGCGCAGAACGCACTCTACYTTGCCAAGGAGACCACTCTCTGGCTGTCTGCCACTAACGTGTGTCTGGACCCGRTGATCTATGTGTTCCTGTGCAGGGTGTTCCGGAAAAGATTGACTGCCACACTCAACCGCAAGCCCCTCCCCCAGGGCGGTTTGGAGTCGCCCACGGCAACCTCCACTCAGCTGGAGATGTCACAGATGGTACATAACAGAATGTTGGATGTCAGTTTGGCCTAG